A segment of the Cricetulus griseus strain 17A/GY chromosome 6, alternate assembly CriGri-PICRH-1.0, whole genome shotgun sequence genome:
TGTTCCTGCAGatgtccttgctttctttcaactATGAATATGTCTTCTTTTGAACTGGTCATTGGTAAGTCCTGGTTAGTTTCTTCATTCCTTCTACCAAAATCCCCAAATCCCCTCTGCTTCTCTGGATCTGCTTTGTGCTTACTCttatgatgtttctctgaagatTCTTCAAGCATTTGTATTGTCACCCTTTTCTCTGTTTTAGGTAATTGAAAAGATTTTTCAGGCACAGATTGCTTACTGTCACACTGTATCCTTGCTTGGGTTTTCTTGATTTCCTGATTCATTTGTTTAGCAGTGGTTTGGACATGAACTTCAGATTGCTTTTTGTGACTTTCAGAACTGAGATCTGTTTCAGTCAATGAATGATCTAGAGTTGGAAACTTGATAGTTTTCACTTTGAAACTTGGGAAAGTTGATTTGCTCTGGGGAAAGGACAGATTCTCCACATACTGCTCAAGTGTTTGTTGTGTCTTACACTCTTTGTGACTCTGGCTAGTTTCACAAGCTGATTTCCATTGTAGCATGTCCTTAGACCTTTGCATGCCTTCCTTTCTCATGGCACACTTATCTTCTGTAGCTTCTAGAACATGCTGGAGCCTCTCAGTAGCAAGTGTCAATGCAGAAGCTGTGGAGACCTGGCTTTCAGCTCTAATGCCTGCAAGCACAGCCTTGTTCTTAGAGTCCAGGTTGGGTTGTGCCCTATTCAAGTCCAAATCCTTTCTGGATATGGGGACTGTCTCAGCCactttttctgaatttatttttttctccttctctgataTGCTTTGGTGGTAGGTTTCTGTTTTGACAATGCTGTGGCAAGACttctcttgtctctgtttctcaagtTCTTCCCGTTGCTGCCTGTATTTTTCTTCAGCAATCATTAAAGGTGTCTTAAATTTTCTCATGTAAGGCTTTGGACTTTGTTGTTCTGAGCCTGACGGAACTGAGTGGGATTTAACAAGGGGTACTGTCTGTTTTTCCTTAGGTGCTGGGGTTTCTGGAactgtctgagagagagagttTGCTGAGTCCTTAGATGGCTGTTTTCTTTCATCAAGACTTTGTCTGAATACTTCCTGCTCCGTTTCTGTGTGCTCACTGTTCATTGCCAGCACTGATCTCTTCTCATCCTTGGAGAAGGTGGTTTTAATTTCCATATCTGACAGAGACCTCCCCAATTTGCCATTTGGGGCCTGCTGGTAAATTTGATCTTTAATTCTCTTGGGAAGTTTGGGTTTGGGGAGTGTAGGAGGTGGTGATTTTCCTGTTAGGGTTTTAGCCTGAGAGTGAATCTGTTGAGAGCCTGAGACTTCTTTTTGGGAATTCTGCTGTGTGAAGGTTTCACTGTGATTTTCtaggacagaggaggaaagaagataTGCTGCTCCAGATGTTCTTGGAGGAGGTggaagagggatggagggatggagggatgctGACAGACATTCTCTTTCAGATTTCTCTTGTACTGGtggtggaggaagagggaggctTGGGAAGCTTTCAAATTCAGTCCTTGTCTTCTCTGTGGATGAAGAGGGAGGAAACTCATTTTTTTCAGGCAACAGTATTAAAGGTggtggaggggggagaggaaaTTCAATTTCAGATGATGCATTGGAAGgtaaaggaggagggggagatggAGGTGGAAGGGAATCCTCATTTTCTGTTACATGACACTCAGAGTGAAGGTTGATTGGATTAACGTACCTCTCCATTGCCATTTTCAACTCTTTGGAAGTATTTGTCTTCATAAGAAAGTCCTGGCTTTCTAGATATAAATCAATTTTCTGCTTTTTGTCAGTTGCCTGAAAGTTTTTGTGGTTTTTACCAGAAACTCTCACTCCTGTTACATTTTGGACATCCTTATCTATAGGCAAAGGTTGAAGGCtcatgtcatttttcttcataTCTTTATTAGAATACCATGTTTCCTGGCTTGGCAAGGCTTGATCCTGAAAGTCCCTCGTTGTCTCATGCATTTCCTCAGCTGTCTGGTTGATGAGATGTTGGGTGGTATCTGGTGTATAACTTTGCACCATTGATGATATACTCTTGTTTTTCGTAATATGTTGACCCTTCCCATAGGAATCCTGGGACTGAGACTTCCGGTGATCTTTCCATGGCTCACAAGTTTGCATCTGCTGCTTTCTAAATGCATTATCGACAGACTGGGTGAAGTTAAAGATATTGTCCTTCGATTCTCTGACATTTTTTGATTCCATGGTTTTTAGATTTTCCTTCATTGACATGGATGCAGTTAGCTGTTCGCTAATATCTTTGCCACcacacagattttcttttttctcagtcCACATGCCAATTCTGTCACCCATGTCTAAGCTATTTTTCATTGCTCTGTGTTCTGAATTACACATCCTCCTAAGACTTTTTTCAAGAGCATCATTGTTTTGTTCACGATCAATGACAATCTTAACTGCACCCTTAGGGGCTCTGGGAAGATTAACCTCAGATCTTTCCTCTATGAAAGACCTGTGGTGGGATTTCTGGGTAGTTTCATCGAGAGTGCCTGGTCCTGCTTGCTGCCTGGTGGCTGGCTCAAATGGTCCTGGCATTGGTTGAAGAAGACTTTTTTTGTCTCTCTGGAGAGCTGCTGGATGAATCCCTATCTTTTGTCTGGCTGAGAATCTCTCCACTCCAGGTAGTGCATCTTTTTTGATTATTCCTGCTTTATCAACCTCTTTGAAACCCCATTGTGCTTCTCTCAAAGACCTTAATGAAGATTCAAGATCATCTAGTATCAGCTCTTTTTTCAATATTTCAGTCCTTGTATTTGTGGCCTTCTCAAGGCACTCAATAGCTTGCTCAATATCACTAGGGATGCCACCAGATTGTTTCGATTCTTTCTGTCTGTTGTCTGGCTCCTTAAGTGACTCACGTGTGGCCAGCTTGTCACCTTTTATAATTTCTTCTGTTTTAGCCACTGTTTTCTGATTCATGGCCTGTTTGAGAGAGTTTAATGTTGATTTCACATCACCTTTTATAacttcttctttctgtgtcttataAGATGAACTCTGAGGCCCTGTCATGAGGACTTTAACTGTATTATGCACATCTCCTGGGATGACTTCACTTTCGTTAACAGTACGTTCAAGCAGAGGATGCTTTTTCTTTAGCAACAGTTTTGTGCCTTCAACATCACCACCgactacttcttcttcttcctcttgtttcctagctgtGAGCATTTCATTTGTCCCTGTTTGGAGTTGTTTGAGGTAATCCAAAGCCCCAGTTTCTATGCATGTTGTGAAGAACTGAACGTTTCCCCTCTCCGAGGCATTGATTTTTGTCCTTTCAGGTATTTTACCATTTGATGTAGAAGATAACAGGTTATGAATGGTGCTTCTCACATCACCTCCTATTATGTCCTCATGCTCAGTCTTGTCACCAGCATTTTCATGAAGAAGACAATAGATAGTCATGTTAATATCTCCCTTTTCATCTTCCTGAATCAGGATGCCTTTCTTTGCACATCTTTCCCCTGAGAACAGcttttttattgcttgttttaCATCCCCTCTCACTATCTCTTCCTTTTCAGCGTGAAATTCAGTTGATCTGTTTAATAATTGAGTTTTAGTCAAACTGacatttcccttctcctcttcacTGACAAATATCTCTTTCTTTGTACAGTCTCTTTGGGAAAGTAAATTCATCATTATGCTTCTGAGATCAGCCCTGATAACATCCTCTTTCTGTATTTCAGGAGTTGTTTGGTTCATGAGCTTATATTTTGCCATTCGGACATCTCCAACTTCATCAGCTTCAATGATAATTCCAGGAGCTTCAATAACTCTTTGAGAGTAGAGGTTTTTCAAGGTTTCTTTAATGCTTTTGCCAATAATTTCTACCTTTTCTACTCTAGTTTCATTAAATTCATGAATAGGTGTTGTTTCAAAGAGCCATGTTGTTGTTTTgacatctgatggaggcatttcttcttTAGGCAATTTTGCATTACTTTCATCTACTTCCTTAAAAGAATCCAATGTTTGATTTTCAAAAAGCCACACTGCATTCTTTACGTCACCTTTCTTCACCTCTTCCTGGGTGACAGTCTTGATATTTTCATATCCAGAGCCTTCTCCCAACTGATCTATGCTGTGAGTTTCAAAGAGCCAGGTAGAAGTCTTAACATTGCCCTTTTGTATTTCATTGACACTTACTGTTCTTATATAATTCTtcttttcactattttcagacTCAAAGAGCTGTTTACTCAGCTTCACATTGCCTCCTTGAATATAGGCATCAGTTTGCAAAATATTATGTGATTCCTCTGAAATCTGATCCAAGGGTTGAGTTTCAAATCTGTATCTTACAGAACTCACATCCCCCTTCTGAATGTCTTCCTGGGTGACAGATTTAATAACATACACATCTTCGGATTCATTTATTGAGTCCAATGGTTTTGTTTCAAAGAGCCACCTTGTTCCTCGTACATCTCCATGAattacttcttcctttttaacTGTTGTCACTTCATGATAAAACCCTTCTTGATCTCGAATTGCATAGAGTGGCTGTGTTTCAAAGAGCATTCTGTAGCTTTTTACATCGCCTTTTATTActtcttcagtttttgtttccCTGGTGCTGATGACATCGGATTCTTCTTTAATCTTATCcaaagaaaatgtctcaaaaatgaagCACCCCTTTCTCACATTTCCACCTTGGATGTCTGTCACTGTCTTAACCATTCCATCaccttcttgattttcttttatcaTATCAATGGGTTGGTTTTCAAAAAGCCACCTGCAATTTAACACATTGCCTTTCTGAATGTCTTCAGTTTTTAGAGTTTTGATCTTATTCAAAACATCCTCTGAGCTGCAACTGATAGAATCTAAGGACTGATTTTCAAACTTATACTTCATGCCAGAGACATCCCCAGCTTGGATATCCATCTCCACAGGCTTGTTTTCTTTCCTATCATTCCCCTGTATGTTGTCCAGattttctgtttcaaaaagaaaacatgctttCCGAACATCCCCACCTTGTATCTCTTCCTGCTTTACAGTTTGCAGTTTGACTGTTGCTTTGTAGTCGTCTTTTATAGTATCAAGTGGCTGAGTTTCAAAAAGCCTTGTACAGCTTCTAACATCACCCTTATGGATGTCTTCGGTGCTTGTCATCAAGGAAACCTTTTCATACAGACACTCCATTGGCTGGGTCTCAAATAGCCATTTACAAGTTTTGACATCCCCTTTAACAATATCTGTAGTTTGTTCAGTTTTGCTTTCTTCCTCATTgccaaaatatttaattgaatcaAGAGGTTGAGTTTCAAACAACCACCTAGCAGATTTCACACTCCCTGCTTGTATTTCTTGAGCAGATATTCCTCTAATTATCTGAAATTTATGAAGACTTTCATCAAATTGATCAATGGGCCTTGTTTCAAAAAGCCATCTACAACTTCTTACATCTCCTCTTAGGATTTCTTCTTGCTGGACTGTCTTTACTTGGTGGTATTTTCCAAGATGATCTTGAATAGCATACAGTGGGGTTGTCTCAAAGAGAGATTTATTCAACTCCACAATGCCTCTGGTGACACCTTCCACCTCAATTTGATGTGATGCATCAACCTTAATTAAATTATTGGCTTCGAAGATATGTGTATAGTTCTTTACATGACCTCTATCAACTGCTTCCAGCCTCACTGTCCTTGTATACTCTTTCTTATCTTCTCTAATGTCTTCTAAAGGTTGAGTTTCAAAAACCCATTTTTGGTGCTTAacatctcctttttcttcttcagaggCTGTGATTTTTTGAAGCTTTCCTATATCAGAACTGTCTTTTAAAGCATCTATTGGAAGTGTTTCAAATAAATGTTTGGTGGTTTTTACATCACCTCCTATTCTCTCTTCAGGTGATACAGTATCTGCATCAGGAACTTCTTTTAGAATGTCTAATGGCTGTGTTTCAAACATCCAACACTTCATAGAAACATCTGCACCTATGATTGCTTCTTTTGTAAGGACAGCCTCATCTGACTCTTCTTTGATTTTCTCCAGGGGTTGAGTTTCAAATAACCACTTTGCTCTACTCACCCCacctttaacattttcttccatggATATTCCTCGAACAACTTTAATTTCTGTAATATCTTTGTTAATTGTGTCCAAAGGCTGTGTTTCAAACATCCAACGTGCTGTTCTCACATCTCCTTTTACGACGTCTTCTCTCTGTACAGTTTTAATTTCTAGAATTTGGCCAGAACCATCTCTGATGACATACAAAGGTTGagtttcaaaacattttatgCTTCTCTTgacatttcctttaatttctttgagttcaGACCTGAGTTGTAATAAGTTAACTTCATCCACGGAGTGAAGCTGTCCAACTTGATCCAGGTGTTGAGTTTCAAACATGTATCTCACAGTCTTGACATCTCCCCCAGTTATATCATTTATAGCAGTATATGATGTTTCTTCTTGACTTTCATGCATTTTGTTCATTGAGTctaaagaccttgtttcaaacatcCACCTTGCTGTGCAAACATCTCCTCTAGCTAGCTCAGGAATTTTCTCCATGTTTCCTTTAGTGCCAGGAGAAGGTGCCCCCAGTACATCTATTGGCTGGGTCTCAAACATCCAAGTAGTGTACTTCACGTCCCCCCCAGCAATAAGTTCTTGGTCAGCAATGCCCTTCGAAGTGTACTCTTCATCTGCTGAACCATTGTTGATAGAATCTAATGGTTGATTCTCAAAAATCCACCTCATTGACTGAACCTCTCCTTTCAGAATTTCATCCCATTCTAGGTTTTCTCTTTCTGAGTTCAGATCTTTCTGagaactgtcatttgtgttttcaaaaatataacGAGTTTGTTGTACATCTGCTGAAACTGAGTT
Coding sequences within it:
- the Xirp2 gene encoding xin actin-binding repeat-containing protein 2 isoform X2; translated protein: MARYQAAISRGDARSFSANVMEESEVFTVPGGLAKMKKQFEKDEVTSTCKAISECQYQHQSRYEQEAIHSSQEMRRNEQEVSKAHGTDVFKTEMMSHLEEHTEELNQASQFHQYVQETVIDTPEDEEIPKVSTKILKEQFEKSAQEKFLYSDKETTPSRCIKIENDSEEPLKPSSAVVTSSSYTSASQRKETSTSSFSNHSITSTALTQVKGNPSGKMEEFPPPPPDALQTPMNVTAFSQSPEFPSPPRGLPIPKDLYSKQRNLYELNRLYRHIHPELRKNLEKDYISEVSDIVSSQINSGNSVSADVQQTRYIFENTNDSSQKDLNSERENLEWDEILKGEVQSMRWIFENQPLDSINNGSADEEYTSKGIADQELIAGGDVKYTTWMFETQPIDVLGAPSPGTKGNMEKIPELARGDVCTARWMFETRSLDSMNKMHESQEETSYTAINDITGGDVKTVRYMFETQHLDQVGQLHSVDEVNLLQLRSELKEIKGNVKRSIKCFETQPLYVIRDGSGQILEIKTVQREDVVKGDVRTARWMFETQPLDTINKDITEIKVVRGISMEENVKGGVSRAKWLFETQPLEKIKEESDEAVLTKEAIIGADVSMKCWMFETQPLDILKEVPDADTVSPEERIGGDVKTTKHLFETLPIDALKDSSDIGKLQKITASEEEKGDVKHQKWVFETQPLEDIREDKKEYTRTVRLEAVDRGHVKNYTHIFEANNLIKVDASHQIEVEGVTRGIVELNKSLFETTPLYAIQDHLGKYHQVKTVQQEEILRGDVRSCRWLFETRPIDQFDESLHKFQIIRGISAQEIQAGSVKSARWLFETQPLDSIKYFGNEEESKTEQTTDIVKGDVKTCKWLFETQPMECLYEKVSLMTSTEDIHKGDVRSCTRLFETQPLDTIKDDYKATVKLQTVKQEEIQGGDVRKACFLFETENLDNIQGNDRKENKPVEMDIQAGDVSGMKYKFENQSLDSISCSSEDVLNKIKTLKTEDIQKGNVLNCRWLFENQPIDMIKENQEGDGMVKTVTDIQGGNVRKGCFIFETFSLDKIKEESDVISTRETKTEEVIKGDVKSYRMLFETQPLYAIRDQEGFYHEVTTVKKEEVIHGDVRGTRWLFETKPLDSINESEDVYVIKSVTQEDIQKGDVSSVRYRFETQPLDQISEESHNILQTDAYIQGGNVKLSKQLFESENSEKKNYIRTVSVNEIQKGNVKTSTWLFETHSIDQLGEGSGYENIKTVTQEEVKKGDVKNAVWLFENQTLDSFKEVDESNAKLPKEEMPPSDVKTTTWLFETTPIHEFNETRVEKVEIIGKSIKETLKNLYSQRVIEAPGIIIEADEVGDVRMAKYKLMNQTTPEIQKEDVIRADLRSIMMNLLSQRDCTKKEIFVSEEEKGNVSLTKTQLLNRSTEFHAEKEEIVRGDVKQAIKKLFSGERCAKKGILIQEDEKGDINMTIYCLLHENAGDKTEHEDIIGGDVRSTIHNLLSSTSNGKIPERTKINASERGNVQFFTTCIETGALDYLKQLQTGTNEMLTARKQEEEEEVVGGDVEGTKLLLKKKHPLLERTVNESEVIPGDVHNTVKVLMTGPQSSSYKTQKEEVIKGDVKSTLNSLKQAMNQKTVAKTEEIIKGDKLATRESLKEPDNRQKESKQSGGIPSDIEQAIECLEKATNTRTEILKKELILDDLESSLRSLREAQWGFKEVDKAGIIKKDALPGVERFSARQKIGIHPAALQRDKKSLLQPMPGPFEPATRQQAGPGTLDETTQKSHHRSFIEERSEVNLPRAPKGAVKIVIDREQNNDALEKSLRRMCNSEHRAMKNSLDMGDRIGMWTEKKENLCGGKDISEQLTASMSMKENLKTMESKNVRESKDNIFNFTQSVDNAFRKQQMQTCEPWKDHRKSQSQDSYGKGQHITKNKSISSMVQSYTPDTTQHLINQTAEEMHETTRDFQDQALPSQETWYSNKDMKKNDMSLQPLPIDKDVQNVTGVRVSGKNHKNFQATDKKQKIDLYLESQDFLMKTNTSKELKMAMERYVNPINLHSECHVTENEDSLPPPSPPPPLPSNASSEIEFPLPPPPPLILLPEKNEFPPSSSTEKTRTEFESFPSLPLPPPPVQEKSERECLSASLHPSIPLPPPPRTSGAAYLLSSSVLENHSETFTQQNSQKEVSGSQQIHSQAKTLTGKSPPPTLPKPKLPKRIKDQIYQQAPNGKLGRSLSDMEIKTTFSKDEKRSVLAMNSEHTETEQEVFRQSLDERKQPSKDSANSLSQTVPETPAPKEKQTVPLVKSHSVPSGSEQQSPKPYMRKFKTPLMIAEEKYRQQREELEKQRQEKSCHSIVKTETYHQSISEKEKKINSEKVAETVPISRKDLDLNRAQPNLDSKNKAVLAGIRAESQVSTASALTLATERLQHVLEATEDKCAMRKEGMQRSKDMLQWKSACETSQSHKECKTQQTLEQYVENLSFPQSKSTFPSFKVKTIKFPTLDHSLTETDLSSESHKKQSEVHVQTTAKQMNQEIKKTQARIQCDSKQSVPEKSFQLPKTEKRVTIQMLEESSEKHHKSKHKADPEKQRGFGDFGRRNEETNQDLPMTSSKEDIFIVERKQGHLQEQRPPGLVQQKIINSCLDSQTQNFQQTQIQTSASRVEHENLPQPHNDVPEKKCQMDKAIEQRQVSANTEDSKQEITQKKSPFSSVKESQHDDGKCAINILEFLRKREELQHILCRVKQFEAESDKNGLETFQTLLNIVPVWLISEEKRDYGVHVAMENNLEKVKEEITHIKTQAEDMLVHCEHIIQTAMMASQTGKQRDKPTHLNEMSLKVSNVNPSSNKYTEQEENKIVEEKLSQHQVATHQETKGEDNKIAPPSLKTRPPSPTFITIESTARRTETSTKSELSQSPKKISCTEPPPRRPTEQTSGLHRTCTSPSPPRSRSEQLVRLKDTTARLARGTIPCSPGTPVPILEKRSEVVMSPATLCRQIKIESHARDSPPTITIPVSVNHLVSGSFRESVEAQEAMRKIEKKETYAHKDEMSSINNTMPETESYDAVEIIHKVEGPRLSERTERFEASNQTVQMAERFLNGHENEINRWFREFENGPVFGAKTDKRVYANGEINHNMKQETHTFCKEGFGLASSGNANFTGFSYRHPREHQENVPAMQSRVHSEARSMSEHFLGIDAFDSQIVGSKLATSASHSSEAGRSGFDFKHAPPTYEDVIAGHILDLSDSPTNLRRDFQKTWQESERVFRRMGYETSDAQATEMSRAFQEESAFISETAGTRQGNLHNLSKDSLPNGVPHSRQAELS